In one Dermacentor albipictus isolate Rhodes 1998 colony chromosome 4, USDA_Dalb.pri_finalv2, whole genome shotgun sequence genomic region, the following are encoded:
- the LOC135916040 gene encoding mite group 2 allergen Tyr p 2-like — MDGVVLGVFVFVATLCAATAQVRNVSFKSCGGTVKSVLIQPCSSEPCAIKRGDTARINMAFTSNQNSPTLLMGISAVLEDDLELPLPTSDRDGCRGRGIRCPLQQGSEYTFKYGLEVKPFYPKLNTTAKLKLTGARGTVACVLFPIRLVD; from the exons ATGGACGGCGTCGTTCTCGGTGTCTTCGTCTTCGTCGCCACTCTGTGCGCGGCGACGGCACAGGTCCGAAACGTATCGTTCAAGAGTTGCG GTGGAACCGTGAAGTCGGTCCTGATACAGCCCTGCTCGTCGGAACCGTGTGCTATAAAGCGTGGCGACACAGCGAGGATCAACATGGCCTTCACTTCAA ATCAGAATTCTCCAACCTTGTTGATGGGTATCAGTGCTGTTCTTGAAGACGATCTTGAGCTTCCTCTGCCTACTTCAGATAGAGATGGCTGCCGGGGAAGAGGCATTCGGTGCCCCCTACAGCAGGGTTCGGAATACACATTCAAGTATGGTCTGGAAGTGAAGCCTTTTTACCCAAAA TTGAACACAACAGCCAAGCTCAAGCTTACTGGAGCAAGAGGGACTGTTGCATGCGTCCTGTTTCCCATTCGACTGGTTGATTGA